Genomic segment of Drosophila biarmipes strain raj3 chromosome 2L, RU_DBia_V1.1, whole genome shotgun sequence:
ATTAAAACGGCCCTAGCAAGTTcttgtatgtattttatatttaaaatattaaatacacGCAAAACTAGGACCCGATAAAGCAGTCAAAGTACTCACTCTTTGGTAAGCGTTATAATAGTTACAATACCAACTAATTATGGATAATCCTTCTCAAAGCGACGATAACGGCACAAAGTATATAACATTAATTTTAGCCAATAATTGTATTTACTCTGTACTGCTCTTTAGCTTTCTATATGTAGTAACTACTTTTTTGAGTGCACTGGAAAGAGAGGCAGTAACAATGAAGGCTGCTCGAAACCCAGAAAGCAAAACGACACGGCGATGCTGGTGGGCGTGTACCGCTCCCCATCCGCCCACAGCTGCTGCACCTCCCCCTCCCCGTCCCCCTCTCCTGTGCAGTGTGCAGGCCAAGTGCAATCTATGCCAGCGATCGGCTAAGTACAAATGGTTAGGAGATGCAGCTCAACAGTAAGAGCGAAAAGAGCAACAGCCACAATGGCTGGCGAGGTCAAACAGCAATCAATAAAGGTCAGCGACTACCGCCAGGGCACGCCTGAGTGCCTACCGTCAATGCCGGATTGCTGGACTGCTGGGTTGTCGGATGGTCGGACTGCCAGATTGCCAGATCAGAGGTTGAGAACCAGCTCCCAGCCCACACCCAACCGCCCCACTCCGCCTGCTTTCCAGTCACTTGCCCATTCATGCGGCCCACGATGAAGATGCTTTATGTTGCAAATTGAAAGCTGGACATCCAATCGactgaagaagaacaagaCGAACACGGCGAGGAGGAGGCAGTGGCGGCAGGAAGGTGGGAAAGAGAGGGCAGGCCGACAAATGTAGACAGTTGCGACtgcgcagccgcagcagcagcagcagcagcagcatcaggaGCCGAACAGAAGAGCCTGAAGAAGTCGCGTCAGAAGCCATGAAAAGTGCGAGAGGGAACGGGGGAAGGGGGAAAGCTCACTGATGGACGATCGCTTAACCCCTTGGTGCCGGAGTCTTTTGACTTAAAAGATTACttcttcatattttttaaaatatctattaaacgccaaaaataacaacgtatttaaatttaatatcttaAATGTCATTGCTATAATGCAAAAACTAAACATTAAGCAAAATTATGTCTGcaataattgtaattatcTATGTACTTGTTATTACAAATGAATAAAGCTATGTATTtagattttctttaaatatgcAGTTCTGGTTATTTTAAGTTTACACTTAGGAaacgaatttttatttatttttaacaaaggCCATTAACATGAACCAGACCCCCTGAGCTGCATTGGGTTAATTAGCTAAATGGCGGATGTCGATGACTGTGGCATTAGGCGTATGTTTCTTGGCTATTcctcggctgctgctgcccctgGCTGTCGATGCCCACCGAACGACCAACCGGGCAACCGTCCAGCGACCTGTCCCGCCCCTTCCGCCGCGTCACCGCCCCCGCAGACGGGGCTTTCGTGGCAGCAGCTCCCGGAGCTAAAGCCGCGGCTAAaaccgatgatgatgatgatgctacCAAGTGCTACCCCTGCCCTTGCGGATGCATCTTCTCCTCTGGCGGCTGCTATCTGCCTTGCCGTGGCATCcacaagatatttttaatggcCCAGCTTCCTTTTTGCAGATGCTCTGCTACTTTGCTTCTGCTCTTTTTTGTTGGTCCGATTTTTGTGAATGAAGTTGTTTTAGATACTCACTCGAGTCTACTCGCCGGAGGAGAAGTAGCACCAGCACCATTATCGCACTGACATGTCTGGTGGATGTCGCGGCTGCCCGCCACCCCCTTTTCGCCCGCCTCTGCCCACCTCCAGCCGCCCACTTGGCGGTGTGTGTCACCTGTTGATGGATTTCGTTGTTTGATTAACATGAAATGGCATCGCATCCAATTCCAGTTGATCTTGATGCCTAGAGTGGAGTGGAGTCGCCGACTCTAAGTGACTCCGTCCCCAGAAGGATCGCCTGGCGGATAGTTAGCCAAATGTCCGAGATTGATGAGGTGGATGGGTTAAGTGATGGCCCAAGTGGAATGACCAGGGAAATTGTAGGTTTTGATGGATTTCAAAGGACCTGCTCTTTATCTAAATAGCCCGCAAGGTCCATTGCGTGATCTTACACTAAAACAAATGAAACACACAAAGTGATGTATTAGGATGAAAATTCATTGTTTAGGTATTTGAAAACTAATATAACTAAATTGTAAGGATTCCAAATCCCCGAGTCCCATTTTCAACAGATTGGCAGACATTTGTGGGCCATAAAAGGTAGGTAAAACCAAACACATGGCATCGGTATAAAGTACTTAGAGGATCCACCATATTGACTACCTGAGCGGTATTCTCCCGGCTATAAATTCCTCTATTCCGCAACACCCTCAGCACACTCACAATCCAACTGCCAAGCAGTCAAGATGTCGAGCTCTAAACTTGCCCTTCTTATCCTGGTCATTGCCTGCTTGGTCCTCATCGCTTGGGCACGACCTAGGTCGAGGTCTTCAATGTACAATGAGGTCAATTCCTTGCCGGCGGAGAGGAGGATCAGCAACGAAATCATGGATCAAATTTCGCCCATGAGGAGGCCACACAAGAGGGAATACTTCATCAAGAGGCGCACCTTCGACAGCCCAAAGATGATGATGTCCCGGAGCCCCTTCCTCGAGCGTTTCTACAATGAGCCAGCACCCGAGATGGCTCCAGGAGGATCGAACTACTTTGCCAATGACGTCCTGCCGCTGTCCACATTCGAGATCCTAGAACCAGAGTCATTGTTTTAGGAATAGATCAAAGATCAGAGATACTTTTTCCTAAACTCAGTTTGATAAAGTAAAATCACTTTCTTTTACATAAATTAaagtacatttaattttaatactgACATTTCTTtcttgaaaagaaaaaaatatatttaaaatgtatgaaaaatataaaattaataaaaataataatactaattaagcttaataaaaaataaagataagcttatttaaattatataacaaacGAAAAAGTGGGAACCAAAATGCTTAATGACAcgtgaaaaatgttttgtatcaaaatacattttttggaaacacaaaaaataaataaaacgaaaatgCAACTCATATTGTTTCATTCCTAAAACTaacatttttcgaaataaaaactGGCAAAATTGCTTGTATGGTATTTGTAAGACACTGTTCCGTAATTAGTACTTGCAATCAATGTAATACTTTAAAGAAACTATTATTGAGACTagagacattaaaaaaatcgaCTTTTATTCCACTACTTGCTGCACCTTTCCCACCAGTCCCCAGAGGATCTGCCATTCAGCTAATCGAAGCCAACGGCTCCGAGGGACGAGCCCACTCCGCTAACAACAATCAACACTCAAATCAACAACAATCTGAACAAACTACAACAACATAATCAACGGCAGCCTCCCAATCCGagggcaacaacaaaacgCTTAAGTACGCATCCGGGGAGGGAGGgcgaaaaaactaaaaaaagagTCGAGAAGGAGCATCGAGCACCGGGCATCCCAAATGCCATGTAGGAATTCATGTAGCAACATCGGGTTGGCGTGTGTATCTGTGAGTGGCCCATGGCCAATGGCCATATCCCCAAGGAACGAATGTTTCTGGTTGTCGTTCTGGCCGGAGGACAAATCTATAAGGCCAGAGGCGGAGAGCGGTCCGAGTCGGGTGAACGCAGCTTCGGAGGCAACAAGTGTTCCAAATCAAAACGGAAGCACAGCCAGGCCAGGCCGCTCCTTTGTGCCGCATATGTACATGGCTTTTTGGTTCGACATGGCAAAAGCATttggaaaatgtaatttacAACGCTCAGCGCGGAGCAGCGACCACTccgctcgcacacacacacccgacGTTATATGCGCTATATTCGCCCGGGGACTGGTCAACTTCGGTCGGTCTCGGTCGCATCAAGAGCCACTCAACCTCAAAGTTGAACGGCATCGGCATCACCTGCCACCGATCTCACACCGCCCCGCAGCCACCGATTCGCCGGTGAATCGCGCTCGGACTGAAATCCAAGCgttaaaaaaaggaaacagCGGCGGGACAGTGTGATCGAGTCAGGAGCTACCCTGTGGCAGCTGGTTCCACAGAAACTGAGGGATCACCACATCAGGGGTCACCCTTCCAAAAGCGTGGTTAATATCAACAAATTCAGTGTTCATTTGTAGACAAAAGCTGCACAAAAACATAGATACTTACTCAGGCCTCTGGGTTACTCGGGTcccattttaaattatttcattagaTTAGACTATGTATCtttgaaaccctttttaatcctATTCCCACCAGATCACCCCGGTAATCTACTGAAGCAGGGTACGCTGAAGAAGTGCTTAACTAAGAACAAGTGAGCggagattttaattttaacctTTTTGTTCTCGTTCTCGCCACTCCACCTCGATGGCTTCTGTGCGCACAGCTTCTCCCGGCTGCTgctcttttttctgtttttaatttgctgcACCGCTTCATAGAgcatttttcattaaattccTGAATTAAGGCATTCCTCCGTGGCCTCCCATTGGACGCTGGTCATGTTCTGAAATAAGAGCAACATAGCAACATGGTCCAAGACGACATGGTGACGACGATGCTGGCGATGGCCAAGTGGACGTGGCCATGGCTTTGGCGCGGTATGGCCAAGAGCCACGACACGGACTACCGGTTGCCACCGACTGGGAGTTCGAAAGCCAATTGGATCACACGTTGAAAAAGTAGTATTTTACGTTAATTGGCTTTTCTCAATTTGCTAAGAAACTAAAAGACTATAGTTGTGAAGCCGGATTTATGACAATTATATCGAA
This window contains:
- the LOC108033568 gene encoding uncharacterized protein LOC108033568 — encoded protein: MSSSKLALLILVIACLVLIAWARPRSRSSMYNEVNSLPAERRISNEIMDQISPMRRPHKREYFIKRRTFDSPKMMMSRSPFLERFYNEPAPEMAPGGSNYFANDVLPLSTFEILEPESLF